A genomic region of Limnohabitans curvus contains the following coding sequences:
- the ybgC gene encoding tol-pal system-associated acyl-CoA thioesterase, with protein MSTVFEHPIRVYWEDTDAGGIVFYANYLKFFERARTEWLRALGIGQHALREETGGMFVVSETTIKYHRPAKLDDQLRVTATLAEGGRASLVIAQQAWLGETLLCEGTIRIGWVDAAAMKPARIPSSVLERLT; from the coding sequence ATGAGCACCGTTTTTGAACACCCCATTCGGGTGTATTGGGAAGACACAGATGCCGGTGGCATTGTGTTTTATGCCAACTACCTCAAGTTCTTCGAGCGCGCACGCACCGAGTGGCTGCGCGCGCTTGGCATTGGCCAACACGCGCTGCGCGAGGAAACCGGCGGCATGTTTGTGGTGAGTGAAACCACCATCAAATACCACCGTCCCGCCAAGCTCGACGACCAACTGCGCGTCACCGCCACCTTGGCCGAAGGTGGTCGAGCCAGCCTCGTCATTGCCCAACAAGCATGGCTGGGCGAAACTTTACTTTGCGAAGGCACCATCCGTATCGGCTGGGTCGATGCTGCCGCCATGAAGCCTGCGAGAATCCCCTCTTCTGTATTGGAACGCCTGACATGA
- the tolQ gene encoding protein TolQ: MTQDFSIVHLLLNASWVVQVVVLMLMGVSIVSWAAIFRKIGSIKRIKELNDEFERDFWSGTSLNELFAAAAQNAKTSGPMERIFASGMREYQKLRERRINDSSALMDGARRAMRASYQREMDAIESNLSMLASVGSVSPYVGLFGTVWGIMHAFTGLAGMQQVTLAKVAPGIAEALVATAIGLFAAIPAVLAYNRFSRDIDRVSIKLETFIEEFSNILQRNSASTMTH, from the coding sequence ATGACACAAGACTTTTCCATCGTTCATTTGTTGCTCAACGCCAGTTGGGTTGTACAAGTTGTGGTGCTGATGCTGATGGGCGTCTCCATCGTGAGTTGGGCCGCCATCTTTCGCAAGATCGGCTCGATCAAACGCATCAAAGAACTCAACGACGAGTTCGAGCGCGACTTTTGGTCGGGCACCAGCTTGAACGAACTGTTTGCTGCGGCTGCTCAAAACGCCAAAACCTCTGGCCCCATGGAACGCATCTTCGCCAGCGGCATGCGCGAGTACCAAAAACTCCGCGAACGCCGCATCAACGACAGCAGCGCTTTGATGGACGGCGCACGCCGCGCCATGCGCGCCAGCTACCAACGTGAGATGGATGCCATTGAATCCAACTTGTCGATGCTGGCCTCTGTGGGCTCGGTGTCTCCCTATGTCGGCTTGTTCGGCACGGTGTGGGGCATCATGCACGCCTTCACAGGTTTGGCTGGTATGCAGCAAGTGACCTTGGCCAAAGTGGCCCCCGGCATTGCCGAAGCACTGGTGGCCACGGCCATTGGTTTGTTTGCTGCGATTCCTGCTGTATTGGCCTACAACCGCTTCTCACGCGACATTGACCGCGTGTCCATCAAGTTGGAAACCTTCATCGAAGAGTTCAGCAACATCTTGCAGCGCAACAGCGCCAGCACGATGACCCACTAA
- a CDS encoding biopolymer transporter ExbD: MASIAPRSGRGRRAMNDINMVPFIDVMLVLLIIFMVTAPLISPSVIDLPSVGKAATVPDQVIHVEISKEERITVKSTGTVNKSVSSTLKGLARDVQELQGETSQGPVVITADRTIKYETVVKAMDTLQRAGVQRVGLSVQLVD, from the coding sequence ATGGCTTCTATCGCCCCTCGCTCAGGACGCGGCCGCCGCGCCATGAACGACATCAACATGGTGCCGTTCATTGACGTGATGTTGGTCTTGCTCATCATCTTCATGGTGACCGCACCGCTCATCTCGCCCAGCGTGATTGATTTGCCCAGCGTGGGCAAAGCCGCCACCGTGCCTGACCAAGTGATTCACGTCGAAATCAGCAAAGAAGAACGCATCACCGTCAAAAGCACGGGCACAGTGAACAAGTCGGTCAGCTCTACCCTCAAAGGCTTGGCCCGCGATGTGCAAGAGCTGCAAGGTGAAACTTCACAAGGCCCCGTGGTCATCACTGCTGACCGCACCATCAAATACGAAACCGTGGTCAAGGCCATGGACACGCTGCAACGCGCAGGCGTGCAGCGCGTGGGCCTGTCGGTTCAGTTGGTGGATTGA
- the tolA gene encoding cell envelope integrity protein TolA: MSALPKHLEFAPPPPEGTGRSVGAALVVHALLIVALTAGIQWKQDNSLSVEAELWSAVPMAAAPKLVEVDAPPPPPAPKPEPAPKPVVKAPEPPAPNRDAEIALAKKRKVEEEKKLQDAVRAEERRKEELKKEVEKKAKAKLDEDKRKLEAKKEEERKDKERQEKEKEKERAEKERKEKEAKKQAEQKDSKASAEEAKKLEAIRKENMKRIAGLAGASGSENATGTAMKSSGPSDSYGGRIRARVKPNITFDPSSVSGNAAAEVEVRCAPDGTIVSRKLTKSSGNSAWDNAVLKAIDKTEILPRDTDGRVHSPLLLVFRPND; encoded by the coding sequence ATGAGCGCATTGCCCAAGCATCTTGAATTCGCACCGCCGCCACCGGAGGGCACGGGCCGCTCAGTGGGCGCAGCCTTGGTCGTTCATGCCTTGCTGATCGTCGCACTCACGGCAGGCATTCAGTGGAAACAAGACAACAGTTTGTCGGTGGAGGCCGAGTTGTGGTCCGCCGTGCCCATGGCGGCTGCGCCTAAGCTGGTGGAGGTCGACGCACCGCCCCCGCCGCCTGCGCCCAAACCTGAACCCGCGCCAAAACCTGTGGTGAAAGCCCCTGAGCCACCGGCTCCCAACCGTGATGCTGAAATTGCATTGGCGAAAAAACGAAAAGTCGAAGAAGAGAAAAAACTTCAAGATGCCGTGCGTGCCGAAGAGCGCCGCAAAGAAGAGCTGAAAAAAGAAGTCGAGAAAAAAGCCAAGGCCAAGCTCGACGAAGACAAGCGCAAACTAGAAGCCAAGAAAGAAGAAGAGCGCAAGGACAAAGAGCGTCAAGAGAAGGAAAAAGAAAAAGAGCGAGCCGAGAAAGAACGTAAAGAAAAAGAAGCGAAGAAGCAAGCTGAACAAAAAGACAGCAAGGCTTCGGCTGAAGAAGCCAAAAAGCTAGAAGCCATCCGCAAAGAAAACATGAAGCGCATCGCAGGTCTGGCGGGCGCCAGCGGTAGCGAAAACGCCACGGGCACAGCCATGAAGTCCTCAGGCCCGTCTGACAGCTACGGCGGTCGCATCCGCGCACGCGTCAAACCCAACATCACGTTTGACCCCAGCTCTGTGTCAGGCAACGCCGCGGCAGAAGTGGAAGTGCGCTGCGCACCGGACGGCACCATCGTGAGCCGCAAGCTCACCAAGTCCAGCGGTAATTCAGCTTGGGACAACGCGGTGCTCAAAGCCATCGACAAGACCGAAATCTTGCCGCGCGACACCGATGGCCGTGTGCACTCGCCACTGTTGCTGGTCTTCCGTCCTAACGACTAA